In a single window of the Papaver somniferum cultivar HN1 chromosome 8, ASM357369v1, whole genome shotgun sequence genome:
- the LOC113302304 gene encoding photosystem I chlorophyll a/b-binding protein 3-1, chloroplastic-like has protein sequence MATHTLVSSSLTSSSLTSSSSSSMEAARQVFRGRPLQYATVNVGSSRKGSFVVRAAATPPVKQGANRQLWFASKQSLSYLDGSLPGDFGFDPLGLSDPEGTGGFIEPKWLAYGEIINGRFAMLGAAGAIAPEVFGKLGLIPPETALPWFQTGVIPPAGTYSYWADPFTLFVLEMALMGFAEHRRLQDWYNPGSMGKQYFLGLEKGLGGSGNPAYPGGPFFNPLGFGKDEKSMKELKLKEVKNGRLAMLAILGYFIQGLVTGVGPFQNLLDHLADPVNNNVLTSLKFH, from the exons ATGGCAACCCACACTTTGGTTTCATCTTCTCTTACTTCATCTTCtcttacttcatcttcttcatcttcaatggaAGCTGCTAGACAAGTATTCAGAGGAAGACCACTTCAATATGCAACTGTTAACGTTGGCTCTTCAAGGAAGGGTTCATTTGTTGTTAGAGCTGCTGCCACTCCACCTGTTAAG CAAGGAGCAAACAGACAGCTTTGGTTTGCATCCAAACAGAGTCTTTCTTACTTGGACGGCAG CCTCCCAGGTGATTTCGGGTTTGACCCACTTGGCCTTTCAGATCCAGAAGGAACAGGAGGATTTATTGAACCAAAATGGCTAGCATATGGTGAAATTATCAACGGACGTTTTGCCATGTTAGGAGCAGCAGGAGCAATCGCACCAGAAGTCTTCGGCAAACTCGGTCTTATCCCACCTGAAACCGCACTCCCATGGTTCCAAACTGGAGTGATTCCACCCGCCGGAACTTACAGTTACTGGGCAGACCCCTTCACACTATTTGTACTAGAAATGgctcttatgggttttgctgagcACAGGAGATTGCAAGACTGGTACAACCCTGGATCCATGGGCAAACAATATTTCTTAGGTTTGGAAAAGGGTTTGGGTGGATCGGGTAACCCTGCTTACCCGGGTGGACCTTTCTTTAACCCACTAGGATTTGGAAAAGATGAGAAGTCAATGAAGGAATTGAAGTTGAAGGAAGTGAAGAATGGAAGATTGGCCATGTTGGCTATTTTAGGTTATTTCATTCAAGGTTTAGTCACAGGAGTTGGACCTTTCCAGAACTTGTTGGACCATTTGGCTGATCCAGTCAACAACAATGTCTTGACCAGTCTCAAGTTCCATTAA